The proteins below come from a single Tissierella sp. MB52-C2 genomic window:
- a CDS encoding helix-turn-helix domain-containing protein, with protein MTKRKTIKEKNEALANQGKQLNNFGIVLRIYPDDSQKILIKQTFGCTRLIYNKYLAERQEHYKQTGQALSVYEYKSNYLNPMKQLKEYSFLILKI; from the coding sequence ATGACTAAAAGAAAAACCATTAAAGAGAAAAATGAAGCATTAGCAAATCAAGGTAAACAGCTTAATAATTTTGGGATAGTATTACGTATTTATCCTGATGATTCACAAAAGATATTAATTAAACAAACCTTTGGTTGCACTAGACTTATCTATAATAAATATTTAGCAGAAAGACAAGAGCATTACAAACAAACAGGACAAGCTTTATCTGTTTATGAATATAAAAGTAACTATTTAAATCCAATGAAGCAATTAAAAGAATACTCTTTTCTTATCTTAAAAATATAG
- a CDS encoding nitroreductase family protein has product MDYTNFYDIIFKRKSIRKYDLSSLDNNILQDVLDYISSLKPMYEDIEVQMKIVTGEVVRNLFPIKAPYYLLVYSEEKEKHITNAGFMLQQVDLFLSANGIGSCWAGMTQPKKEIVNESKLNYIIALAFGKPAENIHRDNVSEFKRKAIEEIRDNGERDELLEAVRLAPSAVNSQPWYFKVDKNKIHAYCVKSNLIKGIIYNRLNQIDMGIGICHLCIAAKHLGKDYIFISDKEALDNPPKGYYYITSMEILEKGI; this is encoded by the coding sequence GTGGATTATACTAATTTCTACGATATAATCTTCAAAAGGAAATCCATTAGAAAATATGACTTATCATCACTTGATAATAATATTCTCCAAGATGTTTTAGATTATATTAGCAGCCTAAAGCCTATGTATGAAGATATAGAAGTTCAAATGAAAATTGTAACAGGGGAAGTAGTTAGAAATTTATTCCCTATTAAAGCACCTTACTATCTCCTAGTATATTCTGAAGAAAAAGAAAAGCACATAACAAATGCAGGATTTATGCTTCAGCAAGTGGACTTATTTTTATCAGCTAATGGAATAGGGAGCTGCTGGGCAGGCATGACACAACCTAAGAAGGAAATAGTAAATGAATCTAAATTAAACTATATCATTGCTTTAGCATTTGGGAAACCAGCGGAGAATATACATAGAGACAATGTATCAGAGTTTAAAAGAAAAGCAATTGAAGAAATAAGAGATAATGGAGAAAGAGATGAATTGCTAGAGGCAGTTCGTCTGGCACCATCTGCAGTAAATAGTCAACCCTGGTATTTTAAAGTAGATAAAAATAAGATTCATGCATATTGTGTTAAATCAAATTTGATAAAAGGAATTATATATAATAGGCTGAATCAAATAGACATGGGCATAGGAATTTGTCATTTATGTATAGCAGCTAAGCATTTAGGAAAAGACTATATATTTATTTCTGATAAAGAGGCTTTAGATAATCCTCCTAAAGGATATTATTATATAACATCTATGGAGATTTTAGAGAAGGGAATATAA
- a CDS encoding DUF2200 family protein gives MNPSRALIKGVVCGIRVEDIEEPTMQEIRYLDKLIDELAKGKAMDKILRK, from the coding sequence ATGAATCCTTCTCGGGCTTTAATCAAAGGTGTGGTTTGTGGTATCCGAGTGGAAGATATCGAAGAACCAACTATGCAGGAAATTCGCTATTTGGATAAGCTGATTGATGAATTAGCAAAGGGAAAAGCGATGGATAAGATTTTGCGAAAATAA
- a CDS encoding metallophosphoesterase: MKAKVEKVTLYKNRRIIVISDIHGNLKLFKKLLEKVNYTKDDVLILVGDLIEKGEKSLETLRYIIQLSNEQEVYVVTGNCDVLWEDIKYEVDNDSLLKYMLFRKNSILNEMCKALSIEVNEKSDMSFINEQLRANFAMELDYLEKLPHIIETEDYIFAHAGITTEDLEKNEINKVIKRDAFMNEKLVFSKYVIVGHWPTANYGIEKGCCNPIINEKQKIISIDGGNAIRTEGQLNALIIDGDNITFDSADDLLKGEIIKTQYSNKNTIQITWMDNLIDILKEGEEFSLCRHMSSGHDLLIKNDKIFKAEDGIRCYDGTDYFIEAEKGSIVSIIEKANEITLVKKDGVIGWVRNENLKL, from the coding sequence ATGAAAGCTAAAGTCGAAAAGGTTACTCTTTATAAAAATAGGAGAATTATCGTCATAAGTGATATACATGGGAATCTAAAGCTATTTAAAAAGCTATTAGAGAAAGTTAATTATACAAAAGATGATGTTTTGATTTTGGTTGGAGATCTAATTGAAAAAGGTGAAAAAAGTTTAGAAACTTTAAGATATATTATTCAGCTATCTAATGAGCAAGAGGTTTATGTAGTCACAGGAAACTGTGATGTTTTGTGGGAAGACATAAAGTATGAAGTTGATAATGACAGTCTGCTAAAATATATGTTGTTTAGAAAGAATAGCATATTAAATGAGATGTGTAAGGCTCTTTCTATTGAAGTTAATGAAAAATCAGACATGAGTTTTATTAATGAACAGCTAAGAGCGAATTTTGCTATGGAGTTAGACTACTTAGAGAAATTACCACATATAATTGAAACAGAAGATTATATATTTGCTCACGCTGGCATTACAACTGAAGATTTAGAAAAGAATGAGATAAATAAGGTTATAAAACGAGATGCCTTTATGAATGAAAAATTGGTTTTTTCAAAATATGTTATAGTAGGGCATTGGCCAACGGCAAACTATGGAATAGAAAAAGGTTGCTGTAATCCCATTATAAATGAAAAGCAAAAGATCATAAGTATAGATGGTGGAAATGCAATAAGGACAGAGGGTCAGCTCAATGCACTAATTATAGATGGTGATAATATTACCTTTGATTCGGCGGATGATCTATTAAAAGGAGAGATAATAAAAACTCAATATTCAAATAAGAATACTATCCAAATTACTTGGATGGATAATCTGATTGACATACTTAAAGAGGGAGAAGAGTTTAGTCTTTGTAGGCATATGTCTTCCGGTCATGATCTTTTAATTAAGAATGATAAAATCTTTAAGGCTGAAGATGGTATAAGGTGCTATGATGGTACAGATTACTTTATTGAGGCAGAAAAAGGTAGTATAGTTTCAATCATAGAAAAGGCTAATGAAATAACTCTAGTAAAAAAGGATGGAGTAATTGGATGGGTGCGAAATGAGAATCTTAAACTTTAA
- the helD gene encoding RNA polymerase recycling motor HelD, which translates to MNRDNFEWKAEDEWLQEVLEEAGKQYDNNNNLKEKIREDAIRTQKELWEEVGSVSIANGMDQITDFMQFINFMRTQKISHESTRKIQEKYEKVLSSPYFGRIDFIEDVENEAEKYYIGLSNLINDNFDFLVYDWRAPISSMFYDCEIGEASYKCPEGVMEGELILKRQYKINNGKMEYMFDSNLKIDDEMLQDILSKSTDDRMKAIVTTIQREQNRVIRDEEYKVLIVQGPAGSGKTSIALHRIAYLLYRYRDKITPRNIVIFSPNEIFNDYISNVLPELGEDNMYQTTFKEYMHMALGGEFIKESYCDMMEYILNSKNELNYKNRITNIMYKSTVEFVNILKYYVTYVEKIDRKFTDIIFRDMLVVSSKDLEELFFKDYIRLPLKRRLKKIKERILFLLDPYKKDRIKKVVGELEDTGSYINKMEILKDSISIVNNEMKEIYNEIDRITEFNLAEIYKGFFENLEFFCRNLNIPYCKEKIEKIRNYTIKNLETQKLNYEDQIPLLYLKAALGDIPKTSDIKYVIIDEAQDYTPLQYEIFCQLFESANMTILGDLNQSINPFMNIGGYNNISYIFSESNTCIINLTKSYRSTKEITEFSRKLLNSKFVDESIQRNGNRPLLIGFSKEEEIKEKILNDIKIYKERGYKSIGIITRTAKEANDVYDFLKDKIHIKAIMKDDDDYVNDTLVIPAYLAKGLEFDVVLIYNVGNGNYCCEDERLLLYTACTRALHILCIYYSGKCTPLLN; encoded by the coding sequence ATGAATAGAGATAATTTTGAATGGAAGGCTGAAGATGAATGGCTGCAAGAAGTACTTGAAGAAGCAGGGAAACAGTATGATAACAACAACAATTTAAAAGAAAAGATTAGAGAAGATGCTATTAGAACACAGAAGGAACTATGGGAGGAAGTAGGTTCAGTTTCCATAGCAAACGGAATGGATCAAATCACAGACTTTATGCAATTTATTAATTTTATGAGGACACAAAAGATAAGCCACGAATCAACTAGAAAAATTCAAGAAAAATACGAGAAGGTACTTTCATCACCTTATTTCGGAAGAATCGATTTTATTGAAGATGTAGAGAATGAGGCGGAGAAATATTATATAGGTCTTTCAAACCTTATTAATGATAATTTTGATTTTCTTGTATATGACTGGAGGGCACCAATTTCTAGTATGTTTTATGATTGTGAAATTGGAGAGGCTAGTTATAAATGTCCTGAAGGAGTAATGGAAGGGGAACTTATACTAAAAAGACAATACAAAATTAATAATGGAAAAATGGAGTATATGTTTGATAGCAATCTTAAGATAGATGATGAAATGCTTCAAGATATTTTGAGTAAAAGTACTGACGATAGGATGAAGGCCATAGTAACAACAATTCAAAGAGAGCAGAACAGAGTGATTCGTGATGAAGAGTACAAAGTCCTAATTGTTCAGGGGCCTGCAGGAAGTGGAAAAACTTCTATTGCTCTTCATAGAATTGCATACCTTCTATATAGATATCGTGATAAGATAACGCCTCGGAATATAGTAATATTTTCACCCAATGAAATTTTTAATGATTATATTTCTAATGTATTACCAGAGCTGGGAGAAGACAATATGTATCAAACTACCTTTAAGGAATATATGCATATGGCATTAGGTGGTGAGTTTATAAAGGAAAGTTATTGTGATATGATGGAATATATTTTAAATTCAAAGAATGAATTAAACTATAAAAACAGAATTACTAATATAATGTATAAATCTACTGTGGAATTTGTAAATATATTAAAATATTATGTGACCTATGTTGAAAAAATAGATAGAAAATTTACAGATATTATTTTTAGAGATATGTTAGTAGTATCATCTAAAGATTTAGAAGAATTATTTTTCAAAGATTATATAAGGCTTCCTCTAAAAAGGAGATTAAAAAAAATTAAGGAAAGAATATTATTTCTTTTAGATCCATATAAAAAAGACAGGATAAAGAAAGTTGTAGGTGAATTGGAGGATACGGGATCATATATAAATAAAATGGAAATATTAAAAGATAGTATCTCTATTGTAAATAATGAAATGAAGGAAATATATAATGAAATAGACAGAATAACAGAGTTTAATTTAGCAGAGATTTACAAGGGATTTTTTGAAAATCTAGAGTTCTTCTGTAGGAATTTAAATATACCATATTGTAAAGAGAAAATTGAAAAAATTAGAAATTATACTATAAAAAATTTAGAGACTCAGAAACTTAATTATGAAGATCAGATTCCCCTTCTATATCTAAAAGCTGCTTTGGGAGATATCCCAAAAACTTCGGATATTAAATATGTTATTATTGATGAAGCCCAGGACTATACGCCTCTACAGTATGAAATATTTTGTCAGCTTTTTGAATCTGCAAATATGACTATACTAGGGGATTTAAATCAATCTATTAATCCGTTTATGAATATAGGAGGTTATAATAATATATCCTATATATTTTCTGAGAGTAACACCTGTATAATAAACTTAACTAAAAGTTACAGGTCTACAAAGGAAATCACTGAATTCTCTAGGAAGCTACTTAATAGTAAATTTGTTGATGAAAGTATACAAAGAAATGGAAATAGACCATTATTAATTGGATTTTCGAAAGAGGAGGAAATAAAGGAGAAAATCCTTAATGATATAAAAATATATAAGGAGAGAGGATATAAATCCATTGGAATAATAACAAGGACTGCAAAGGAAGCAAATGATGTATATGATTTTCTAAAGGATAAGATTCATATTAAGGCCATAATGAAGGATGATGATGACTATGTTAATGATACATTGGTGATACCAGCATATCTTGCTAAAGGATTAGAATTTGACGTTGTGCTTATTTATAATGTAGGAAATGGGAATTACTGTTGTGAAGATGAAAGGCTGCTGCTTTATACTGCCTGTACTAGAGCACTTCATATTTTATGTATATATTATAGCGGAAAGTGTACACCATTGTTGAATTGA
- a CDS encoding ARMT1-like domain-containing protein, translated as MKISRECIHCLARQAVEIAEEATNNVAMQEDIIKRSLKELGEMNFNETAPEIAFRMHQHAKNITGINDPYKILKEQYNEIAKEIYERIIEEKWLDKAEDPFDMACRLAISGNIIDFSAGLNLEYSDIVKSVEDSIKHDIFGTGTTALREAVEKSNNIMYIADNSGEIIFDKFLLERLPTNKITYVVKGGPIVNDATMDDAISTGVVDLVKVIDNGHSAQGTIIKDCSSTFKREFSKADLIISKGQANFETLSDIKDKNIFYLLRAKCSSVASAIGCKRMDYVLTNY; from the coding sequence ATGAAAATATCACGTGAATGTATCCACTGTCTTGCTAGACAAGCAGTAGAAATAGCTGAAGAAGCGACAAATAATGTTGCAATGCAAGAAGATATAATAAAAAGATCTTTGAAAGAATTAGGAGAAATGAATTTCAATGAAACAGCACCTGAAATAGCCTTTAGGATGCATCAACATGCTAAGAATATTACTGGTATTAATGATCCATATAAAATATTGAAGGAACAGTACAATGAAATTGCTAAAGAGATTTATGAGAGAATTATTGAAGAAAAATGGTTAGATAAGGCAGAAGATCCCTTCGATATGGCTTGTAGATTGGCTATTTCAGGGAATATTATAGACTTTTCAGCTGGACTTAATCTAGAGTATTCGGATATTGTTAAGTCGGTTGAGGACAGTATTAAACATGATATTTTTGGAACTGGAACAACTGCTCTACGAGAAGCAGTAGAAAAGTCAAATAACATTATGTATATTGCTGACAATTCGGGTGAAATTATATTTGATAAATTCCTATTAGAGAGGCTTCCAACAAACAAAATTACTTATGTGGTGAAAGGAGGTCCAATAGTTAATGATGCGACTATGGACGATGCAATAAGCACAGGTGTTGTAGACTTAGTAAAAGTCATTGACAATGGGCATTCTGCGCAAGGAACGATAATAAAAGATTGCTCAAGTACATTTAAGAGGGAATTTAGTAAAGCAGATCTTATTATAAGTAAGGGACAAGCGAATTTTGAAACATTGAGTGATATTAAGGATAAGAATATATTCTATCTATTGAGAGCAAAATGTAGTTCAGTTGCTTCTGCTATTGGGTGTAAACGAATGGATTATGTTCTCACAAATTATTAG
- a CDS encoding transposase: MDKFSLEVAVENVNDAYNRFFKGQNRFPKFKSKHNAKQAYTTKFTNNNIEIVDKFLKLPKLKLVKFNMPNEKHISDKLKKVIRKKSQIKNITISEKAGKYYASLSCEEVIDRVKTLDLDNIDLNKVVGIDLGLMDFATITNGLNLEKIPSPKYLKKSEDKLAKTQRSLSKKKNGSKNFIKAKKKVGKVHEKIANQRKDFAHQLSRKLVNENQVVIVEDLNIKGMVKNRKLAKSISDAGWSRFITFLDYKLKLEGKHLVEVDRWFASSKLYSSCGNKNIMLTLNERAWVCSGCGTHHNRDLNASLNIRKEGLKQLKLVA; encoded by the coding sequence ATAGATAAATTCTCCTTAGAAGTAGCCGTTGAGAACGTAAATGATGCTTATAATAGGTTTTTTAAAGGACAAAATAGATTTCCTAAATTCAAGTCAAAACATAATGCAAAACAAGCTTATACTACTAAGTTTACTAACAATAATATCGAAATCGTAGATAAGTTTTTAAAACTTCCTAAGTTAAAACTAGTAAAATTTAATATGCCTAATGAAAAACATATTAGTGATAAACTAAAAAAGGTAATAAGGAAAAAGTCTCAAATAAAAAATATAACTATTTCTGAAAAGGCTGGTAAGTATTATGCTTCCCTATCTTGCGAAGAGGTAATAGATAGGGTTAAGACCTTAGATTTAGATAATATAGACCTAAATAAAGTAGTAGGTATAGATTTAGGTTTAATGGACTTTGCTACCATTACTAATGGCTTAAACCTAGAAAAAATACCAAGCCCTAAGTATTTAAAAAAGTCAGAAGATAAATTAGCTAAAACACAAAGGAGTTTATCTAAAAAGAAGAATGGTAGCAAAAACTTCATAAAAGCTAAGAAGAAGGTTGGGAAAGTACATGAAAAAATAGCGAATCAAAGAAAAGACTTTGCACATCAATTAAGTCGTAAACTAGTCAATGAAAACCAAGTTGTCATAGTTGAAGACTTAAATATAAAAGGTATGGTAAAGAATAGAAAATTAGCTAAATCAATATCAGATGCTGGATGGAGTAGATTCATCACTTTTCTAGATTATAAGCTAAAATTAGAAGGTAAACATCTAGTAGAGGTAGATAGGTGGTTTGCCTCCTCAAAACTATACTCATCCTGTGGAAATAAAAATATAATGCTAACATTAAATGAAAGGGCATGGGTATGTAGTGGTTGTGGTACACACCATAATAGAGATTTGAATGCATCTTTAAACATAAGGAAAGAAGGTCTTAAGCAACTTAAATTAGTAGCTTAA
- a CDS encoding MBL fold metallo-hydrolase: protein MRLKKISERIYYLPAEEETDRPILGYIKGDKYSLAVDAGNSSKHVEKFYNELRNANLRLPDYTVITHWHWDHTFGMHAVSGKTISGHLTNEKLKEVATWGWSDDNMKDRLEKGKDIEMCDRCIKIEYSNRGDITVITSDIEFSGTLKIDLGGICCEIIEVNAPHSVDSVLIYIPEEKTIFIGDADCEDHYDNDGKYDKYKLKNYIELIKGFDFNIYMIGHGEPESKESILSYLESEFKNIK from the coding sequence ATGAGACTAAAAAAGATATCTGAAAGAATCTACTATTTACCTGCTGAGGAAGAAACGGATAGACCTATACTTGGGTATATAAAAGGAGATAAGTATTCACTGGCAGTAGACGCAGGGAACTCAAGTAAGCATGTAGAGAAATTTTACAATGAATTGAGAAATGCGAATTTAAGGTTACCAGATTATACTGTGATTACTCACTGGCATTGGGATCATACTTTCGGAATGCATGCAGTGTCAGGAAAAACAATTTCAGGACATTTGACAAATGAAAAACTAAAAGAAGTTGCAACATGGGGATGGTCTGATGATAATATGAAAGATAGGCTTGAAAAAGGTAAAGACATTGAAATGTGCGATAGATGTATTAAAATAGAATATTCAAATAGGGGAGATATAACAGTTATAACTTCCGATATAGAATTTAGTGGGACTTTAAAGATTGATTTGGGTGGAATTTGTTGTGAGATTATTGAAGTTAATGCACCACATTCCGTAGATTCAGTATTGATTTATATACCCGAAGAAAAGACTATTTTTATTGGTGACGCAGATTGTGAAGATCATTATGATAATGATGGAAAATATGATAAGTATAAGTTAAAAAACTATATAGAATTAATTAAAGGTTTTGATTTTAATATTTATATGATAGGACATGGTGAGCCAGAAAGCAAGGAATCAATACTGAGTTATTTAGAAAGTGAATTTAAAAATATAAAATAA